Proteins encoded together in one Cohaesibacter intestini window:
- a CDS encoding nitrous oxide reductase family maturation protein NosD, with product MLRTLFIAVLFLQSSFVMAREIRVPAHSGALVDALKNAKAGDIIRLQSGTYEGSFTIDTPITLDGAGKAAIVGNEIGSVISVLSPDVTIKGLTVTGSGSKGDGRDAGIYLSKKATNAVVSDNRILGNLVGVDVHGSKNALVTRNVIEGRQDFRMNDRGNGVYVWNAPGAKVIQNDFRWGRDGIFVNTSKRNEFSGNRFRDLRFAVHYMYANDSIVTNNLSEGNHLGYAIMYSRNVVIKGNYSKGDRDHGIMMNYTNSSTVSGNHIESVDDKCVFIYNAHKNRFEGNYFAGCGIGIHFTAGSERNQFSNNAFVANRTQVKYVGSRWIDWSVDGKGNYWSDHAAFDLDGNGIADNVYRPNDIMDHILWTQPAAKALLGSPAVQLIRWSQSTFPALLPGGVVDRAPLMQPKLPSRTIWEDF from the coding sequence ATGCTTCGCACATTGTTCATAGCCGTATTGTTTCTTCAATCATCTTTCGTGATGGCAAGGGAAATACGCGTTCCTGCACATAGCGGAGCGTTGGTTGATGCTCTCAAAAATGCGAAGGCGGGTGACATCATCCGCCTTCAATCCGGCACCTATGAAGGCTCGTTCACCATTGACACTCCAATCACGCTCGATGGTGCGGGCAAAGCCGCAATCGTCGGCAATGAGATCGGCTCTGTGATTTCAGTCCTGTCACCTGATGTAACAATCAAAGGGCTGACGGTTACCGGATCTGGTTCCAAGGGCGATGGTCGTGACGCCGGTATCTATCTGAGCAAGAAGGCGACCAATGCCGTGGTATCGGACAATCGCATTTTGGGCAATCTTGTCGGGGTGGACGTACATGGATCCAAGAATGCTCTGGTCACCCGCAATGTGATTGAGGGACGACAGGATTTCCGAATGAATGATCGGGGCAATGGCGTGTATGTCTGGAACGCGCCCGGTGCCAAGGTCATCCAGAATGATTTTCGCTGGGGGCGCGATGGTATTTTCGTGAATACATCGAAGCGGAATGAGTTTTCCGGCAACCGCTTTCGCGATCTGCGGTTCGCCGTGCACTACATGTATGCCAACGACAGCATCGTTACCAATAATCTCTCCGAAGGAAATCACTTGGGATACGCCATCATGTATTCGAGGAATGTCGTGATTAAAGGCAATTACTCCAAAGGGGATCGCGATCACGGTATCATGATGAATTACACCAACAGCAGTACCGTCAGCGGCAATCACATCGAAAGCGTTGATGACAAGTGCGTCTTTATCTACAACGCACACAAAAACAGGTTTGAAGGCAACTATTTTGCCGGTTGCGGCATTGGCATTCACTTCACGGCTGGGTCTGAACGCAACCAGTTCAGCAACAACGCCTTTGTCGCCAACCGAACCCAAGTGAAATATGTCGGCTCCCGCTGGATTGACTGGAGCGTTGATGGAAAAGGCAACTACTGGTCTGATCACGCAGCCTTCGATCTTGACGGCAACGGAATTGCAGACAACGTCTATCGACCAAATGACATTATGGACCACATTCTTTGGACGCAGCCAGCTGCCAAAGCACTGCTCGGCTCACCTGCCGTGCAGTTGATCCGCTGGTCTCAGTCAACTTTCCCTGCACTTTTGCCCGGTGGTGTTGTTGATCGTGCACCCCTGATGCAACCCAAACTGCCAAGTCGCACGATCTGGGAGGATTTCTGA
- a CDS encoding ABC transporter ATP-binding protein — translation MPALDIKNLFKRYHSLQAVSDVSLQIEAGERVALLGHNGAGKTTIIRMILGLTAISQGNISILGAEPGSRKARNVTGFLPESVAFHGSLTGREQLHHCARLKSAPLSQADALLERVGLAHAADRKIRTYSKGMRQRVGLAQVVLGDPKLAILDEPTSGLDPISRHEFYDIVEELAQKGAAILLSSHALTELELRTDRISILSKGKLVANDSLSRLRMSADLPIRVTVTATPETVGDIHGKLGGHRVNGQLIEFYCQPQEKVQLLSSITALGSIVKDVDVTPASLEQLYRHYSGVNEEMH, via the coding sequence ATGCCTGCGCTCGACATTAAGAACCTGTTCAAACGGTATCATTCGCTGCAAGCCGTCTCTGACGTCAGCCTGCAGATCGAAGCGGGAGAACGGGTTGCGCTGCTGGGCCACAACGGAGCAGGCAAAACGACGATCATCAGAATGATCCTTGGCCTGACCGCGATTTCTCAAGGCAACATCTCCATTCTCGGGGCCGAGCCGGGAAGCCGGAAGGCGCGGAACGTAACCGGTTTTCTACCCGAAAGTGTTGCGTTTCATGGATCCTTGACCGGCAGGGAACAACTGCATCATTGCGCAAGACTGAAATCTGCGCCGCTTTCGCAAGCTGATGCCCTGCTTGAACGTGTGGGTCTGGCCCACGCTGCCGACAGAAAAATCCGCACCTATTCAAAGGGCATGCGGCAGCGGGTCGGGCTGGCTCAAGTGGTTTTGGGTGATCCTAAACTGGCCATTCTTGATGAACCGACCAGCGGTCTTGATCCGATTTCTCGTCATGAATTCTATGATATCGTCGAGGAACTGGCCCAGAAAGGGGCCGCTATATTGCTGTCATCCCATGCGCTTACCGAGCTGGAGCTGCGCACAGATCGTATTTCGATCCTGAGCAAGGGCAAACTGGTTGCCAATGACAGTCTTTCCCGGTTGCGCATGTCCGCAGACCTGCCGATCCGGGTCACGGTTACGGCCACTCCGGAAACGGTAGGGGACATTCACGGCAAGCTTGGAGGACATCGGGTGAATGGCCAACTGATCGAATTCTACTGCCAACCACAAGAGAAGGTGCAATTGCTTTCCTCAATCACCGCGCTTGGCTCCATTGTCAAGGATGTCGACGTAACCCCCGCCAGCCTCGAACAATTGTATCGTCATTACAGCGGCGTGAATGAGGAGATGCATTGA
- a CDS encoding ABC transporter permease — MSVFAIARLELLIARRNLWVTIAVMVMVLFDIVLTFAGDAPTGILGVNPLTIALTSITTLSVYLIPLIALLLSFDAISGERERGTLTLSLSYPLSRLEILIGKFIAHFSVLAIAIGIGLCLTATLVTFKHGAEHLALAPLFKLYVTSLALGSCFLGLGYAISITVRQSGAASGIAIALWLVCVVLYDLALLGALVFDEAGYFTKSVFPWLLVSNPADAFRLINTPFTDGGMIGSGVSSASHAIGLVGQVVSLALWPLIALSISSFFFKRMEP; from the coding sequence ATGTCTGTATTTGCCATTGCTCGTTTGGAACTGCTCATCGCCCGTCGCAATTTGTGGGTCACCATCGCTGTCATGGTCATGGTTCTTTTTGACATTGTCCTGACCTTTGCCGGGGATGCTCCCACTGGAATCCTGGGCGTTAACCCCTTGACCATCGCGTTGACATCCATCACCACCTTATCGGTCTATCTCATACCGCTCATCGCTCTGCTTCTATCTTTTGATGCTATTTCCGGCGAGAGAGAGCGCGGAACCCTGACCCTGAGCCTCTCCTACCCGCTGTCCAGACTTGAAATCCTGATCGGCAAGTTCATTGCTCATTTCAGCGTGTTGGCTATCGCCATAGGCATCGGGCTTTGTCTGACGGCAACCCTTGTCACATTCAAGCATGGTGCCGAGCATCTCGCCCTCGCACCCTTGTTTAAACTGTATGTCACCTCCCTTGCCCTTGGCTCCTGTTTTCTGGGGTTGGGGTATGCGATCTCAATCACCGTGCGCCAGTCCGGGGCTGCTTCTGGCATCGCCATCGCCCTGTGGTTGGTTTGTGTTGTGCTCTACGATCTGGCCCTGCTCGGTGCGCTGGTTTTCGATGAAGCCGGCTATTTCACCAAGAGCGTGTTCCCGTGGCTTCTGGTCTCCAACCCGGCTGACGCCTTCCGGTTGATCAATACCCCCTTCACCGACGGTGGCATGATCGGGTCTGGCGTTTCATCCGCCAGCCATGCGATCGGGCTTGTCGGACAAGTGGTTTCCCTTGCGCTTTGGCCTTTGATCGCCCTTTCGATTTCTTCGTTCTTTTTCAAAAGGATGGAACCATGA
- a CDS encoding nitrous oxide reductase accessory protein NosL, producing the protein MKQPAVALLCLLTMLGACSEETQQSAIPAPIALTDEAAGHYCQMAILEHPGPKAQLFVETLLHPLWFSQVRDGLAKIKSAERSADIIVLYVNDMGAAKSWEEPGTENWIRVEKAYFVVGSNAMGGMGAPEYVPFSDKAKAMDFITNHGGSIMRFEDITAEEVLSPIDVALPVSSPTEKG; encoded by the coding sequence ATGAAACAACCGGCCGTCGCCCTTCTTTGCCTCCTGACAATGCTCGGAGCCTGCAGTGAGGAAACGCAACAAAGTGCCATCCCGGCCCCCATTGCGCTGACCGATGAAGCCGCAGGGCATTATTGCCAGATGGCGATCCTGGAACATCCAGGTCCGAAAGCGCAATTGTTCGTCGAGACCCTGCTCCATCCCCTCTGGTTCTCTCAGGTCCGTGACGGGCTTGCCAAGATCAAGTCTGCAGAACGGAGTGCGGACATCATCGTTCTGTATGTCAACGACATGGGGGCTGCGAAGAGCTGGGAAGAGCCGGGAACTGAAAACTGGATCCGCGTGGAAAAGGCCTATTTTGTGGTCGGATCGAATGCCATGGGTGGCATGGGGGCGCCTGAATATGTTCCCTTCTCCGACAAAGCCAAGGCTATGGACTTCATCACCAACCATGGTGGCAGCATCATGCGGTTTGAAGACATCACGGCTGAGGAAGTGCTCTCGCCCATCGATGTTGCCCTGCCCGTTTCAAGTCCTACAGAAAAAGGCTAG
- a CDS encoding SCO family protein, whose amino-acid sequence MNKRVGQPAFFVALVRARQTGGREFRAALWRSEGEHSWCINLTDHTGRAATEADFNDKPMVIFFGYTFCPDVCPTTLAEMVGWVEDLGEEADALHYVFVSVDAERDDQETLASYVGAFFDQLVGLYGTQQQVLDVTKAYKVYAKKNEPNSEEGYFTIDHTATVYLMAKGNRLSATIGFGESHDSAVAKLRRLISSVE is encoded by the coding sequence GTGAACAAAAGGGTCGGGCAACCGGCCTTTTTTGTTGCCTTGGTGCGGGCTCGACAAACTGGTGGTAGAGAGTTTCGCGCCGCCCTCTGGAGGTCAGAAGGCGAGCATAGCTGGTGCATTAATCTGACCGACCACACCGGTCGCGCGGCTACCGAGGCCGATTTCAATGACAAGCCCATGGTCATTTTCTTTGGCTATACCTTTTGTCCGGATGTTTGCCCGACAACTCTGGCAGAAATGGTCGGCTGGGTTGAAGATCTGGGCGAAGAGGCCGACGCTCTACACTATGTGTTTGTCTCCGTTGATGCTGAGCGGGATGATCAGGAAACGTTGGCTTCCTATGTTGGTGCTTTTTTCGATCAGCTTGTGGGCCTTTATGGGACGCAGCAGCAGGTGCTTGACGTCACAAAAGCCTATAAAGTGTATGCGAAGAAAAACGAGCCGAATAGTGAAGAGGGATATTTCACGATTGATCATACAGCCACAGTTTACCTGATGGCGAAGGGCAACAGACTAAGTGCGACCATTGGCTTTGGTGAGAGCCATGACTCTGCGGTTGCCAAACTCAGGCGATTGATTTCTTCAGTTGAGTAA
- the argE gene encoding acetylornithine deacetylase, translated as MSLTIEAPTLQHSALEWAKAHLGVLIGYDSVSSRSNRALIDYAAETLAKLGADITILPNEDGTKANMIARFGPADQPGIVLSGHTDVVPAEEDTWITPPFVADERDGRIYGRGSCDMKGFAACILAKAGVIAKADLKRPVYICFSYDEEVGCLGAPAIARWLAALDVPPELAIIGEPSEMKLITGQKGKIAMRAHVKGTSGHSSFAPDHVNAVEYATRIIATIAERADRYQLEGPFDADFTVPHATMLTTMIKGGVATNVTPDTCSFTFELRSISGMDAEGDMQALLEGIEADVVAKMKAKSPSSGVTWERIFAYPAMGEARGNAAFECYAHLMPEWGGKVSYGSEGGVFETEGNIPSVIVGPGSIKQAHRPNEFVEIDQLEQCLTFIDELTSVLEQPV; from the coding sequence ATGAGCCTCACCATCGAAGCCCCTACGCTCCAGCATTCAGCTCTTGAGTGGGCAAAGGCGCATTTGGGGGTTTTGATTGGATATGATTCCGTATCCAGTCGTTCAAACCGAGCGCTTATCGACTATGCAGCCGAAACTCTCGCTAAATTGGGGGCGGATATCACCATCCTGCCCAATGAAGACGGCACCAAAGCCAATATGATTGCCCGCTTTGGTCCGGCCGACCAACCCGGCATTGTGTTATCCGGTCATACGGATGTGGTGCCTGCCGAGGAAGACACATGGATCACCCCGCCCTTCGTGGCCGACGAACGGGATGGTCGTATCTATGGTCGCGGCTCTTGTGATATGAAAGGCTTTGCTGCCTGCATATTGGCCAAGGCAGGGGTGATCGCTAAGGCTGATCTCAAACGCCCGGTCTATATTTGCTTCTCCTATGATGAAGAGGTGGGATGTCTGGGGGCTCCGGCCATTGCCCGCTGGCTGGCGGCTTTGGATGTGCCACCGGAACTTGCCATCATTGGCGAGCCGTCGGAGATGAAATTGATCACCGGCCAGAAGGGAAAAATCGCGATGCGGGCCCATGTGAAGGGCACGTCTGGTCATTCTTCCTTTGCCCCCGACCATGTCAATGCGGTGGAATATGCCACCCGGATCATCGCGACGATTGCCGAGCGCGCCGACCGTTATCAGCTCGAAGGGCCGTTTGATGCGGACTTCACCGTGCCCCATGCCACCATGTTGACGACGATGATCAAGGGCGGGGTCGCAACCAATGTGACGCCGGACACATGCAGCTTCACCTTCGAGCTACGCTCGATCAGCGGGATGGATGCCGAGGGCGACATGCAGGCCTTGCTGGAAGGCATTGAGGCCGATGTGGTTGCCAAAATGAAGGCCAAGTCACCGTCAAGCGGTGTCACATGGGAGCGGATCTTTGCCTATCCCGCCATGGGGGAGGCGCGTGGCAATGCGGCTTTTGAATGCTATGCCCATCTGATGCCGGAATGGGGTGGCAAAGTGTCCTATGGCTCGGAAGGGGGTGTCTTTGAGACCGAAGGCAATATTCCGTCGGTGATTGTCGGGCCCGGCTCGATCAAGCAGGCTCACAGGCCGAACGAATTTGTCGAGATTGACCAGCTGGAACAATGCCTGACATTTATCGATGAGCTGACGTCTGTGTTGGAACAACCTGTCTAG
- a CDS encoding tripartite tricarboxylate transporter permease translates to MAQDILLALQAVATWQNLLIMAAGIWGGVIIGAIPGMTGTMAVTLALPFTFYMEPVPSILLLVALYKGSTYGGSVSAILIKTPGTASAACTALDGYPLARQGKAGKALNMALYSSVIGDFISNLSLIFLAAPLAILALRVGPPEYCMLMLFALTTVAGVSGNSLLLGLISACFGLLLATAGEDLYGSFRFAFTDDMQAGLSVAPVLIGLFALPELLKLIVFRAAHKDEAAKLGDQKVSREEFLGSLKSILRGSAIGAVLGAIPGIGPSAAAFFSYGEAQRTSKNSDNFGKGELEGIAASEAANNGACGATMIPLLALGVPGDVITGVMLGAFMIQGLTPGPLLFQTNIHEVYMLFIGMLFSSVLLFFAGKVIMHGFSHVARVPQTLLAPVVLLLCLFGIYSIASSMFDVAVLLIMGVAGFGMFLLNIPAAPFLIAFIIGPMIEENLRRALAISRGDPSVLISSPITAIFAVLIVLVVGFTVRREFLKSRNRKA, encoded by the coding sequence ATGGCGCAAGACATTCTTCTGGCCCTGCAGGCGGTTGCAACCTGGCAGAATCTTCTGATCATGGCCGCTGGCATTTGGGGCGGCGTGATCATCGGGGCAATCCCCGGCATGACCGGCACTATGGCGGTCACCCTCGCCCTGCCTTTTACCTTTTACATGGAACCTGTTCCTTCGATCCTGCTGCTGGTCGCGCTTTACAAGGGCTCGACCTATGGCGGCTCGGTATCGGCGATCCTCATCAAGACCCCCGGCACGGCTTCGGCTGCCTGTACTGCGCTTGATGGCTATCCGCTCGCCCGTCAGGGCAAGGCGGGCAAGGCGCTGAATATGGCGCTTTATTCCTCAGTGATCGGAGACTTTATCTCCAACTTGTCGCTGATTTTTCTGGCTGCGCCTTTGGCCATTCTGGCTTTGCGCGTTGGCCCGCCGGAATATTGCATGTTGATGCTGTTTGCCCTCACAACCGTTGCGGGCGTGTCTGGCAACTCCTTGCTGCTTGGACTGATTTCAGCCTGCTTTGGTCTGTTGCTGGCCACCGCCGGTGAAGATTTATACGGCTCCTTCCGCTTTGCTTTCACCGATGACATGCAGGCGGGGCTGTCGGTTGCGCCGGTGCTGATCGGCCTTTTTGCCTTGCCGGAATTGCTGAAGTTGATTGTCTTCCGGGCGGCGCACAAGGATGAAGCCGCAAAATTGGGAGATCAGAAGGTCTCCCGGGAAGAGTTTTTGGGCTCGCTCAAATCGATCCTGCGTGGCTCGGCCATCGGCGCCGTGCTTGGGGCTATTCCGGGCATCGGGCCATCGGCGGCGGCATTCTTCTCCTATGGCGAAGCCCAGCGGACCTCGAAAAACAGCGACAATTTCGGCAAGGGCGAGCTGGAAGGCATCGCCGCGTCAGAAGCCGCCAACAATGGGGCCTGTGGTGCGACCATGATCCCGCTGTTGGCGCTGGGCGTGCCCGGTGACGTCATTACCGGCGTCATGCTCGGGGCGTTCATGATTCAGGGGCTGACCCCCGGACCTTTGCTGTTCCAGACCAACATCCATGAAGTCTATATGCTGTTTATCGGCATGTTGTTTTCGTCGGTGCTGCTGTTTTTTGCAGGCAAGGTGATCATGCATGGTTTCTCCCATGTGGCCCGCGTGCCGCAAACCCTGCTGGCGCCGGTGGTTCTGCTGCTCTGCCTGTTTGGCATTTATTCCATCGCGTCGAGCATGTTTGATGTGGCGGTGCTGTTGATCATGGGCGTTGCAGGCTTTGGGATGTTCCTGCTCAACATCCCGGCGGCTCCCTTCCTGATTGCCTTCATCATCGGGCCGATGATCGAAGAGAATTTGCGCCGCGCTTTGGCCATTTCCCGTGGCGATCCATCCGTCCTGATTTCCTCTCCCATCACGGCTATTTTTGCGGTGCTGATCGTCCTAGTCGTCGGCTTCACGGTGCGACGAGAATTCCTCAAATCCAGAAATAGAAAGGCGTGA
- a CDS encoding tripartite tricarboxylate transporter TctB family protein produces MQTSIFRSPWFSGVTIVAFFAFVILILIPVYVPRPAFIPGFAPPPDMWPRTISIIGIGLGVLLFILALMGRMPASERIESDGSSIPTQIIRFIGAMVAFVAFILLMPYVGFLLASMALTGAMILLTGERDYRYWIAGLSLIGPVLLQLIFHAALGTQFPVGILTKPFGF; encoded by the coding sequence ATGCAGACTTCCATTTTTCGCAGTCCGTGGTTCAGTGGAGTGACAATTGTCGCCTTCTTCGCCTTTGTCATCCTGATCCTGATCCCGGTTTATGTGCCGCGCCCGGCCTTCATTCCCGGCTTTGCGCCGCCGCCGGATATGTGGCCGCGCACCATCTCCATCATTGGCATTGGCCTTGGCGTGCTGCTGTTCATTCTGGCTCTGATGGGCCGGATGCCCGCAAGTGAGCGGATTGAAAGCGACGGGTCGTCGATTCCGACCCAGATCATCCGCTTCATCGGCGCCATGGTGGCCTTTGTCGCCTTTATTCTGTTGATGCCCTATGTCGGCTTCCTGCTTGCCTCGATGGCATTGACCGGCGCAATGATCCTGCTGACCGGCGAGCGTGATTATCGCTACTGGATTGCGGGACTCTCCCTCATTGGCCCGGTCCTGCTGCAGCTGATCTTTCACGCAGCCTTGGGAACCCAGTTCCCGGTCGGCATCCTGACCAAACCCTTTGGCTTTTGA
- a CDS encoding Bug family tripartite tricarboxylate transporter substrate binding protein has product MKKIVSALAMATALFTGAAMAEDSYPTQAVTLVIPYGPGGASDLAGRALAETAKGYLGQPITVVNKPGAGGMNGARSVSEADADGYTLLLARVGMALTPAVNPQASVDWDAYTFLGALEATPMILAVKGDSPYNSVDDLLKAVKDSNGAMTYAASGATAIDGFTSQALLSDVGLDPLTAATLVPYKGGGALATALLGGHVDFLAISAGSLIPHIESGDMKALMVFAPSRMDKLPDVPTAAELGYKQAGQVTGWSALYAPKGLPDTVIAKWNEALSKVATDKTWLELAARRGSISTVGSVDMTAYAKEQYDLFHGLAKKFGYLPN; this is encoded by the coding sequence ATGAAAAAAATTGTGTCCGCCCTCGCGATGGCGACAGCTCTCTTCACTGGCGCTGCCATGGCTGAAGACAGCTATCCGACACAAGCTGTTACCCTTGTCATTCCTTATGGCCCGGGTGGTGCATCCGACCTTGCCGGTCGTGCTTTGGCCGAAACCGCAAAAGGCTATCTCGGTCAGCCAATCACCGTGGTCAACAAGCCCGGTGCCGGTGGCATGAACGGCGCCCGTTCTGTTTCCGAGGCTGATGCGGACGGTTATACCCTGCTGCTGGCCCGCGTTGGCATGGCGCTGACCCCGGCCGTCAATCCGCAGGCCTCGGTTGATTGGGATGCCTACACCTTCCTCGGAGCGCTGGAAGCAACCCCGATGATCCTCGCCGTTAAAGGCGATTCCCCTTACAACAGCGTGGATGATCTGCTTAAAGCCGTCAAAGACAGCAATGGCGCGATGACTTATGCGGCCTCTGGCGCGACGGCGATTGACGGCTTCACCTCGCAGGCTCTGTTGTCTGACGTTGGCCTTGACCCACTGACCGCTGCCACTTTGGTGCCTTATAAAGGCGGCGGAGCACTGGCAACGGCTCTGCTTGGGGGCCATGTGGACTTTCTTGCCATTTCTGCCGGTTCGCTCATTCCGCATATCGAAAGCGGCGACATGAAAGCGCTGATGGTCTTCGCTCCATCGCGGATGGACAAGCTGCCAGACGTGCCAACCGCAGCCGAGCTTGGCTACAAACAGGCCGGTCAGGTTACCGGCTGGAGCGCGCTCTATGCACCAAAGGGTCTGCCGGACACTGTCATTGCCAAATGGAATGAAGCATTGAGCAAAGTCGCAACCGACAAGACCTGGCTGGAACTGGCTGCCCGTCGTGGCTCCATCTCCACCGTCGGCTCGGTTGACATGACCGCTTACGCCAAAGAGCAGTATGATCTGTTCCACGGGCTCGCCAAAAAATTCGGCTATCTGCCCAACTAA